The proteins below are encoded in one region of Aquisphaera giovannonii:
- the hisA gene encoding 1-(5-phosphoribosyl)-5-[(5-phosphoribosylamino)methylideneamino]imidazole-4-carboxamide isomerase, which yields MRVIPAIDLRAGKCVRLRQGDYDRETVFGDDPAAMAARWEAGGASRIHLVDLDGAKAGRPVNVDAVRGILGRVSVPCQLGGGVRDGATISAWLQAGLERVIVGTQALRDPDWFVSMLEAYPQRLVLGLDAREGKVATEGWLETSSVDAVTLARRFDGLPLAAIIYTDIARDGTLDGPNLEATRALAESTRTPVIASGGVGTLADLERLKALPIDGVIVGRALYEGRFTLAEAIAAAGPPEPPASPT from the coding sequence ATGCGAGTGATCCCGGCGATCGACCTGCGGGCCGGCAAGTGCGTGCGGCTCCGCCAGGGCGATTACGACCGCGAGACGGTCTTCGGCGACGATCCGGCGGCGATGGCCGCACGCTGGGAGGCCGGCGGAGCGAGCCGCATCCACCTCGTCGACCTGGACGGGGCGAAGGCCGGCCGGCCCGTGAACGTGGATGCGGTCCGGGGGATCCTGGGGCGGGTCTCCGTCCCTTGCCAGCTCGGCGGCGGCGTGCGAGACGGGGCGACGATCTCGGCCTGGCTCCAAGCGGGGCTGGAGCGCGTGATCGTCGGCACCCAGGCGCTGCGCGACCCGGACTGGTTCGTGTCGATGCTCGAGGCGTATCCGCAACGGCTCGTCCTGGGGCTGGACGCCCGCGAGGGGAAGGTCGCGACGGAGGGCTGGCTGGAGACGTCCTCGGTGGACGCCGTCACCCTGGCCCGCCGCTTCGACGGCCTGCCGCTGGCGGCGATCATCTACACGGACATCGCCCGCGACGGCACGCTCGACGGCCCGAACCTGGAGGCGACCCGAGCCCTGGCGGAGAGCACGCGGACCCCCGTCATCGCGTCGGGGGGCGTGGGGACGCTTGCGGACCTGGAGCGGCTGAAGGCCCTGCCGATCGACGGGGTCATCGTGGGGCGCGCCCTCTACGAGGGCCGATTCACGCTGGCCGAGGCGATCGCCGCGGCCGGGCCCCCCGAGCCGCCGGCGAGTCCGACCTGA
- a CDS encoding LapA family protein: MAYQYKRRRPSIVRNFWVYRRLVGFAVLLGVLLWFVWVNDTVVTVSFPFRLGELSSRLGVVILLSALFGSLMTILIGTIVVARRRIWGGQAADPPGVSGTGAPTEDDLPPPDYASKTGDGFTGTKWTG; encoded by the coding sequence ATGGCGTACCAGTACAAGCGGCGAAGGCCGTCGATCGTGAGGAACTTCTGGGTCTACCGCCGGCTCGTCGGCTTCGCCGTCCTCCTCGGCGTGCTCCTCTGGTTCGTCTGGGTGAACGACACCGTCGTCACGGTGTCGTTCCCGTTCCGCCTCGGCGAGCTGAGCAGCCGCCTGGGCGTCGTCATCCTCCTGAGCGCGCTCTTCGGGTCGCTCATGACCATCCTGATCGGCACCATCGTCGTCGCCCGACGCCGCATCTGGGGCGGCCAGGCCGCCGACCCGCCGGGAGTCAGCGGTACTGGCGCCCCGACCGAGGACGACCTGCCGCCCCCCGACTACGCCTCCAAGACCGGCGACGGGTTCACCGGGACGAAGTGGACGGGTTGA
- the hisH gene encoding imidazole glycerol phosphate synthase subunit HisH, whose translation MIAIIDYGMGNLRSVQKAVEAVGGHAEVTSDPTHIRKASHVILPGVGAFEDAMAELRRTGLGDAFVEAVRSGKPCLGVCLGLQLLFDASEEDGEHRGLGLLPGRVVRFRSHPGLKVPHMGWNTLKKRRPVPLLEGLGPEPSVYFVHSYHAAPADPGDVAAEAEYPEPFAALVWRDNLMACQFHPEKSQAVGLRMYANFAALT comes from the coding sequence ATGATCGCGATCATCGACTACGGGATGGGGAACCTCCGCAGCGTCCAGAAGGCCGTGGAGGCCGTCGGCGGCCACGCCGAGGTCACTTCGGATCCGACCCATATCCGCAAGGCGAGCCACGTGATCCTGCCCGGCGTGGGGGCCTTCGAGGATGCGATGGCGGAGCTGCGTCGAACCGGGCTGGGCGACGCGTTCGTCGAGGCGGTGCGATCCGGCAAGCCCTGCCTGGGCGTCTGCCTGGGGCTCCAGCTCCTCTTCGACGCGAGCGAGGAGGACGGGGAGCATAGGGGCCTGGGCCTGCTCCCCGGGAGGGTCGTCCGGTTCCGGTCGCACCCGGGCCTGAAGGTGCCGCACATGGGCTGGAACACGCTGAAGAAGCGCCGGCCCGTGCCGCTGCTGGAAGGGCTCGGGCCGGAGCCCTCGGTCTACTTCGTGCACTCGTACCACGCGGCCCCCGCCGATCCCGGGGACGTCGCCGCCGAGGCCGAGTATCCGGAGCCGTTCGCGGCCCTCGTCTGGCGGGACAACCTGATGGCCTGCCAGTTCCACCCGGAGAAGAGCCAGGCCGTCGGCCTGCGGATGTACGCGAATTTCGCGGCACTCACCTGA
- a CDS encoding MOSC domain-containing protein: protein MRVVSLSVGLPRQVEWEGSTVLTSIFKEPVDRRLRVSRLNFEGDEQSDLTVHGGVDKAVYAYPAEHYDAWRRELPEVEFSWAAFGENLTVEGLFEDVRIGDRFRIGTAEFAVTQPRLPCYKLGIRFGRKDMLKRMLQNGRTGFYFAVAAEGEVGPGDAIEPIERLTEGLTVADVVRLYTVDAKNQELLLRATQTPGLPESWKEYFRKRLRNPNA, encoded by the coding sequence ATGAGAGTCGTATCGCTGAGCGTCGGCCTCCCGCGCCAGGTCGAGTGGGAAGGCAGCACCGTCCTCACCTCGATCTTCAAGGAGCCGGTCGACCGCCGCCTGCGGGTCTCGAGGCTCAATTTCGAGGGCGATGAGCAGTCGGACCTGACGGTGCACGGCGGCGTGGACAAGGCCGTGTACGCCTACCCGGCCGAGCACTACGACGCATGGCGCCGGGAGCTGCCGGAGGTCGAGTTCTCCTGGGCCGCCTTCGGCGAGAACCTCACCGTCGAGGGGCTCTTCGAGGACGTGCGCATCGGCGATCGGTTCCGCATCGGGACGGCGGAGTTCGCCGTCACCCAGCCGCGCCTGCCCTGCTACAAGCTCGGCATCCGGTTCGGCCGCAAGGACATGCTGAAGCGCATGCTCCAGAACGGCCGCACCGGCTTCTACTTCGCCGTCGCGGCCGAGGGCGAGGTCGGCCCCGGAGATGCCATCGAGCCGATCGAGCGACTGACGGAAGGCCTGACCGTCGCCGACGTGGTCCGGCTCTACACGGTCGACGCGAAGAACCAGGAGTTGCTCCTCCGCGCGACGCAGACGCCCGGTCTGCCCGAGAGCTGGAAGGAGTACTTCCGAAAGCGGCTACGCAATCCGAACGCCTGA